The following coding sequences are from one Thermoplasmataceae archaeon window:
- a CDS encoding NAD(P)-dependent oxidoreductase: METVGFIGLGKMGQAISRNIMKKYGLKAVYNRSAEKAEWFGKNGVEVCSSPKEVAAKCSVVFAMLTDTEAVRSVVTGKDGILEGIRKGSVLVDLSTIYPDDSKEMAEMVLEKESEMLDSPVIGSVDLATAGTLTIAAGGSETGFRRVEPILATFGKRIVHVGANGLGLKVKALNNMIMGTNYAVLCEAISMGEKIGIRTETLEDIFSGGGANSRALELKGKRMIEKNYDPQFILSHQLKDIKYGLRMAMDLFSPAPVTAAACTMYEQGYNEGMGDLDYSALIETYRRVNRKA; encoded by the coding sequence ATGGAAACAGTTGGATTCATCGGATTGGGAAAGATGGGGCAGGCAATTTCTAGAAATATAATGAAAAAATACGGCCTGAAGGCGGTATATAACAGAAGTGCGGAAAAGGCTGAATGGTTCGGGAAAAACGGGGTTGAAGTATGTTCTTCTCCTAAAGAAGTGGCGGCCAAGTGTTCCGTTGTGTTCGCCATGCTTACCGACACCGAGGCTGTGAGAAGCGTTGTGACAGGCAAGGATGGCATTCTGGAAGGTATAAGGAAAGGGTCTGTCCTGGTGGACCTCAGCACTATTTACCCGGATGATTCCAAGGAAATGGCGGAAATGGTCTTGGAGAAAGAATCCGAAATGCTGGATTCCCCAGTGATCGGAAGCGTAGATCTTGCAACTGCAGGCACGCTCACAATAGCTGCGGGTGGATCTGAAACTGGATTCAGGCGCGTTGAGCCCATTCTTGCAACGTTCGGAAAGAGGATTGTCCACGTCGGGGCAAATGGCCTTGGTCTTAAGGTGAAGGCACTGAACAACATGATCATGGGGACGAACTACGCCGTACTCTGCGAGGCCATTTCAATGGGCGAGAAGATAGGCATCAGGACAGAGACTCTTGAAGACATATTCTCTGGTGGAGGAGCAAATTCCAGAGCGCTTGAGCTTAAAGGAAAAAGAATGATAGAAAAAAACTATGATCCGCAGTTCATATTGTCACATCAGCTAAAGGATATCAAATACGGTTTGAGAATGGCGATGGATCTCTTTTCCCCTGCTCCGGTCACTGCAGCTGCATGCACAATGTACGAGCAGGGATACAATGAAGGAATGGGAGATCTAGATTATTCCGCACTAATAGAAACCTACAGAAGAGTGAACAGAAAAGCCTAA
- a CDS encoding diphthamide synthesis protein codes for MLSIDVDDTIEKLEKMGARKILLQLPDGLKPHVFEYFNQLSSRFSVIVSSDPFYGACDVGNEEQYRDVDCIVQYGHSIIPNIKYPKPMIFQEARNDSTFSLTPEMFRDLQEHGFRRIGLLSSIQYMDRMNEARDILKKMGFEVIVGNQDQRLAYPGQVLGCNFSSAHSISMDVDAYVIV; via the coding sequence ATGCTTAGCATTGATGTCGATGATACCATAGAAAAACTGGAAAAGATGGGTGCAAGGAAGATACTTCTCCAATTACCGGATGGTTTGAAGCCACACGTGTTTGAGTACTTTAACCAGCTGTCTTCAAGGTTTTCCGTCATAGTTAGCTCCGATCCGTTTTATGGAGCCTGCGATGTGGGGAACGAGGAGCAGTACAGGGATGTGGACTGCATTGTGCAGTACGGACATTCTATCATCCCCAATATAAAATACCCCAAGCCAATGATTTTCCAGGAGGCCAGAAACGACAGCACGTTCTCCCTGACGCCAGAAATGTTCCGTGACCTCCAGGAGCATGGATTTCGCAGGATCGGGCTGCTTTCCTCAATTCAGTACATGGACAGGATGAACGAAGCTCGTGATATCCTGAAGAAGATGGGCTTCGAGGTCATCGTAGGAAATCAGGATCAGAGACTTGCCTATCCCGGCCAGGTGCTTGGATGCAACTTCAGCTCTGCACACTCCATTTCCATGGATGTGGATGCATACGTGATCGTGA
- the hutI gene encoding imidazolonepropionase has protein sequence MSDDLIIRNASSIIITRDPGKPLIGEQLGVVDVLENASILVSGGKIKEISKSIDAPTGSDIIDATGKTVMPGLVDSHTHIVYSGSRYEEFYLRAQGKSYLEIMKSGNGINRTVRDTEKMSADGILRATLERVRDSVSTGTTTMEMKTGYTTTLAGETKMLDVIDSISRTGIVNAVPTFLGMHSIPPATPEDAFVDYMIGTVASKLKGRFAFTDAFCDSGAYSPESCRRLAEWSKANGVPMKLHADELQNIGCLDLCDEFRLTSVDHLLKTGENGMEKIRKSGAIANFLPITGFSLDRGNYPDVRKFIDSGIPISISTDVSPLSVNSNMLFAMYLAARFEGVSPAECINAATINGAYSAGVARTRGSIEVGKAADIAIFSVDRYEEIPYMYSSRIVDTVINSGRIVYRKA, from the coding sequence ATGAGTGATGACCTGATCATTAGGAATGCTTCTTCAATCATAATAACCAGAGACCCGGGGAAACCTCTTATTGGGGAACAACTGGGAGTTGTAGACGTGCTTGAGAATGCTTCCATACTGGTTTCCGGCGGAAAAATAAAAGAGATTTCGAAATCCATAGATGCACCGACCGGTTCAGATATCATTGATGCCACCGGCAAGACAGTTATGCCGGGGCTGGTTGATTCACACACCCACATAGTATACAGCGGATCAAGATACGAGGAGTTTTACCTCAGGGCACAGGGGAAGAGCTATCTGGAGATCATGAAGAGTGGAAACGGTATCAACCGCACCGTGAGGGACACAGAGAAAATGTCTGCGGATGGGATTTTGAGGGCCACCCTAGAAAGGGTAAGGGATTCGGTCTCCACAGGAACAACAACGATGGAGATGAAGACCGGTTATACCACCACCCTTGCCGGGGAGACCAAGATGCTGGATGTCATTGACTCAATTTCCAGAACCGGCATCGTGAATGCTGTACCTACATTCCTGGGCATGCACTCCATTCCGCCCGCTACACCTGAAGACGCCTTCGTTGATTACATGATCGGCACTGTCGCATCAAAGCTGAAGGGCAGATTTGCTTTTACTGACGCTTTCTGTGACAGCGGAGCATACTCTCCGGAATCCTGCCGCAGGCTGGCTGAATGGTCAAAGGCCAACGGGGTGCCCATGAAGCTCCATGCGGATGAGCTGCAGAACATAGGCTGTCTTGACCTGTGCGATGAATTCAGGCTTACAAGCGTTGATCACCTGCTTAAGACCGGAGAGAACGGGATGGAGAAGATAAGGAAGTCTGGTGCCATTGCCAATTTCCTGCCTATAACCGGCTTCTCGCTCGACAGGGGCAATTACCCGGATGTGAGGAAATTCATAGATTCCGGAATACCAATATCCATATCTACTGACGTTTCTCCGCTTTCAGTGAACTCAAACATGCTATTCGCTATGTATCTTGCCGCAAGATTCGAGGGAGTCTCCCCGGCTGAATGCATCAATGCTGCAACAATCAACGGCGCATATTCCGCCGGAGTAGCGCGGACGAGGGGGTCAATTGAAGTTGGGAAGGCGGCTGATATTGCTATATTCTCTGTAGACAGGTATGAAGAGATTCCTTACATGTATTCGTCGCGCATAGTTGATACTGTTATCAACAGCGGAAGGATTGTGTACAGGAAGGCATAG